CTGAGCACAACAGCCGCCCGCGCAAGACGCTCGGCGGGGAAACCCCAGCCGAGCGCCTGTGTCAACTACCCGGTCGTGAAACGACCGGGCTTGCTGCTCGAGTCATCACTGGCTGTGATGGGTTCGGCTGCGTCCAGGACTCACGCGATGAGGGTGAGTTCAGGGGCCGTTGACTGAGCCCCGCAGACCCACACCATCCAGCCGCGTTGGCGGATGTTGTGGGACGCGTTGTGGTCCGCGTGCTCAACGAAGCCGCAGACCCGGCACGAGAAAACAGCCTGGGAGGGCCGGTTGCCGCGTTCGGTGTGATGGCACTTCGAGCATTCCTGGCTGGTGTAGGCCGGATCGACGTAGACGACCGGTAATCCGGCCTTCTTCGCTTTGTAGGCGATGAACGAGCCGAGCTGGGCGAAGGGCCAGGAGTGGAGCGTGGTGCGTTGGGGCTTTCTCAGCCGTGCCCGCTCGCGGATGCCCGTGAGTGTCTCCAGGGCGATCCCGCGACCGGTGCGTTCAGCCTCCGCCACGATCCGTTTGCTGATCTTGTGGTTGATGTCCTTGGCGCGCCGGGCTTCCCTGCCCGCGTACTTCTTCGCCCGCCGCTTGGCTGACTTGGTGTTCTTCTTCTGCAGCTTGGACCGCAGCTTGCGATCCTGTTCCCGCTTGCTGTTGATCCGCCTGCCGCAGTGGCGCTCGCCGTCGGAAGTGGCCGCGATGTTCACGATCCCCAGGTCGACGCCGAGGAACCCGACCGGATGCGTGTTCAGATCCCCCTCGGGGATCTCGCAGGTCGCGATCAAGAACCACTTCCCGCTCTGGCACACCAGGTCGGACTCACCCTTGCGGTGCGCAGCCAGGACCTCCAGCTGCCCGGCCTGCCCGGTGAACGCCACGCCCTTCAGCCGGCCAGCCGTGGTCCAGATCGATACCGTGCGTGCCTGGTGCTGCCAGGACAGCATCCGGTCGTCGTAAGGCTGCGCAGCCTCGGGCCGGAAGACCACCGGCTTGCCCGAGGCCCGGGCATGACGCCTGGAACCGGGCCGCCCGTACCGGCCGTTACGCAGGTTCGCCTTCAAGGTGGTGTAGGCGTCGCAGGATTTCTTGATGGCGTGCTGGGCGGCCTGCGCGCCCAGCCCCCACCTCTCCCGGATCTCGGCATAGGCGTGCTTGCGGAGCTCCAGCGGACGTCGCGCGTTTTCCTCGAAAGCAACCCCGGCCGCCCAGGTCGCCGCTTGATTGCAAGCATGCAGGGTCGCCTCAAGTGCCGCCGCCTGTACGGGCGTCGGCAGCAGCTTCACCCGCACCACCAGCTTCACGATCAGCGAACCTATACACCTGGACGAAGACCCACCACACGTTCGCCCCACCTCACCCGAACGAGCGAAACCCGCCCCAGCCCTGACCGCACACACCGCCGTAGCCCGGCTCCGCCGGAACGCCCCGGGCCGCTCCACGGCCGTCATGGCCTGCGGCACGTCACGGCGACGCTCCGCGTCGCACCCCGTGGATGCGATTCCTCCCGGGCGTGAACGCCCAGGGTTCCTCGCAAGAATCCGCTGAACTTCTCGCCACCACACGTCAGTGATCACGTGTTGCGACGATCCCTGGAATTCGCCCTGTGCCGGGGCCTCCTCGTGTATCAGCCTGCCGCCGCGTCCGCGGTGGCGGATTCCGGCGCCCGGTCCGGCCCCGTCAGGCGGTGGACCGCGTCCTGCATGTGGTCGTCGAGCAGTGCGAGGAGCCGGGACTCCTCCTGGTCGCGGAGTGCCTCGATGAGGCCCGCGTGCTCCTCGACCAGGGCGTCGGGGTCCGGGTGGTCCTCGGTGAGGGCCGACAGACACATACGGGTCTCCACGAAGAGGGTTTGCGCGATCCGCTGCAGGCGCGGACTGCCGGACTCCTCGACGAGAGCCTGGTGGAAGTCCATGTCGGCCGCGCTCAAGGCGGCGTAGTTGCCGCGGCGGGCCGCCGCCTTCATGGTGCGGTGCACCTTGGCGAGGCGGTCCGCCGTACGCTGCGGATCTCCCTGCAGCACGAGGCGGCAGGCGGCGGACTCCATGGCGGTGCGGGCGAGGTAGATGTCGCGGACATCGTGCTCGTCCAGCCGTGTCACGAAGACGCCGCGGTGCGGGGCGCTGACGGCGATGCCCTGCTGCACGAGGCGTTGCAGTGCCTCGCGCAGTGGTCCCCGGCTCACGCCGAGCTGGCCCGCCAGCTCGGCCTCGCCCAGCTGGGTGCCCGGGGCGAGGCTGCCATCCATGATCGCTTCGGTGAGCTGGGCGGCGATGATGGTCGCCGCGGGTTCCCGCTTCACCGGTTGCAGAGGTTTCGCAGTGGCCATATTCAGTTCGTTTCCTCGGATCGGCGCGGCCGTCGGCTCAGACGGTCGCGGGGGTGGTATCAGGCTGCCGGGTCAGACGGAAGAGGGATCCGAGTCCCTCGCGCGGCTCCGTGTCGCCCGCGAGACGCAGCCCTTCCCAGGCGGTGACCTGGTTTGCCGTCAGGACGGGCTTGCCGACGGCCTCTTCGAGTTCGTCGAGCCAGGCGGCGCTGTGCAGCGCGGTGTCGGGGAGCAGGATTGCCTCGGCGTCCGGGTGGTCGTTGCTCCTCGTCAGTTCCAGTACCTGTTCGCGGCCCAGCGTACCGACCTCGGCGGCGGTGATGATGCCGCGACCGGAGACCTGTACGACCTCGGCGCCGTGGTGCTCCAGGAACCGCACGAAGTAGTCGGCCACGTCGTCCGGGTAGGTCGCTGCGATGGCCAGGCGGCTCACGCCGAGCGCCTGCACGGCGTGAGCGAAGGCGAACGAGGTGGAGGAGGTGCGCTCCACGGGAAGACCGGCGGCCTCGGCGAGTTCGGCGACCTGCTTGCGGGCGCCTTCAGGACCGAAGATGAAGCTGGCGCTGGTGCACGCCCAGACGACCACGTCCTGCGGCTGCGCGAGGAGCTCGCCGAGGGACGCCTTGAGGCGGTGCGTGGCACCCATCTCCAGGAGGTCGTCCACCCGGTGGGCGTCCGTGCCGATGTCCGTGTGGACGAGGGTCAGCCGGACGTCGCCGCCGATCAGCTGCTCCAGGCGCGGGTAGTCGTCCTCGGCGGAGTATCCGGGGTAGAGGAACCCGACGCGGGCCGTCTTCTCGCTCATGCTTCGGTCGTCCTTTCGTGCCGGTAGTCTACTGCGTAAACAAGCCGGATGTAGATTGTTGACAGTCGGTCATCGGCTGTCGGTACGTGCGAAGAGGTGTGCGCACCGGCGGCGTCTTGCACGGAGGCCGCCGGTGCGGTCGTGCGTCAGCCGAGATCCAGGCTCGTGGCCGGATCGTCCGGCGGCGTCGGCGCTGCGGGCTCCGGGGCGGCGGCGAGCGGGCTCCACTCGACAGCGGCCGACGGGGCGGAAGGCCCGGCGCTCTTGCTGCAGTACGGGGCCAGGGCGGCGCGGGCCGCAGGGTCGATCAGTGACTGGTAGTCGCCCGTCGGCTGCGCGCCCGCGTGGCGCAGCGCCGACCACATGGTGACCTGGTTGGCGGAGATCACCGGGATCCGCAGCTCGGCCTCCAGCTGCGGGATCACGTCGTACGTGGCCAGGTTGGTGCAGCTGATGAAGAGGCAGTCGGCGTCCGTGAGGTCCGCGGACCTGGCCAGCTCCACGACGTCCCGGTAGCCGACCTGCCAGATCTCTCCGGTCAGGCCCATGTACTCGCGGCTGACGACGTCGATGTCCGCCTCGGCCAGGTAGTCCGCCAGGGCGTCGGTCAGCGACTGCGTGTACGGGGTGATCACGCTGACCCGGCGCGCCCCCAGCTCCTGCAGCGCCTCCAGCAGGGCGCCGGAGGTGGTGACGGAGGGCATGCCGCGCCCGGAGCCGCTCATGGAGGCGCACATGGCCCGCTCGTAGGCGATACCGCCGACGAAACTGCCGGAGGTGCAGGCGTATGCGAACGAGACCGGACGTACCGCATCGAGCGCGGTGACGGCGTGCTGGAGCGTCTCGTGCTCGCTGATCAGGCGAGCCATGTCCACGCTGACCTCGACCGGCACATACGGGGTGCGCGTCAGGTGGAGGGAGACCTCCTCGGGGGTCCAGCGCCACAGTTCGCGGTCGAGCGCGAAGTCGAACGGGGCGACTACGCCGATGCCGCGCTGCGGTACAGGTCCGCCGAAGGTCGTGATGTCCAATGCAGAGCCCCTTCGTGGCTGCACGCGTACGGATGCGGTCCGTGCGCCTGAGGTGGACGTGGTGACAAGGTCGTGCTGAAGGGCGGTAGGAAGTGGCCGCCCGGCCCGCGGACGGTGCGGGTTTCGGTCGGTCGGCCTCCGGGTAAGCGAGGTGGACTGTAGATTGTTGACAACGTAAAGACGTGGTGCATAGCGTGTCAATCCCCAGCGGGGAAAGGCTCGTTCCCCGAGGTGAGCGAGCGGGTGGACGGCGGGGGAAGGAACAGCTCCGGCCCCGTCGGGCACCCCGCTCCTTCCATGATCCTTCTTCGTCCGTCGTCCTGCATGCTGCGTCCGTGAACTGCTGCCGATCATGTGGGGACACGCCGTCGTCCGCCCGTATGCCGCCCCCAATCCGTCGGCGTACGTCCCCGTCCGCACCCTGTCCCACCGACCGTCGCCGCAG
The DNA window shown above is from Streptomyces sp. NBC_01445 and carries:
- a CDS encoding RNA-guided endonuclease InsQ/TnpB family protein; translated protein: MKLVVRVKLLPTPVQAAALEATLHACNQAATWAAGVAFEENARRPLELRKHAYAEIRERWGLGAQAAQHAIKKSCDAYTTLKANLRNGRYGRPGSRRHARASGKPVVFRPEAAQPYDDRMLSWQHQARTVSIWTTAGRLKGVAFTGQAGQLEVLAAHRKGESDLVCQSGKWFLIATCEIPEGDLNTHPVGFLGVDLGIVNIAATSDGERHCGRRINSKREQDRKLRSKLQKKNTKSAKRRAKKYAGREARRAKDINHKISKRIVAEAERTGRGIALETLTGIRERARLRKPQRTTLHSWPFAQLGSFIAYKAKKAGLPVVYVDPAYTSQECSKCHHTERGNRPSQAVFSCRVCGFVEHADHNASHNIRQRGWMVWVCGAQSTAPELTLIA
- a CDS encoding GntR family transcriptional regulator is translated as MATAKPLQPVKREPAATIIAAQLTEAIMDGSLAPGTQLGEAELAGQLGVSRGPLREALQRLVQQGIAVSAPHRGVFVTRLDEHDVRDIYLARTAMESAACRLVLQGDPQRTADRLAKVHRTMKAAARRGNYAALSAADMDFHQALVEESGSPRLQRIAQTLFVETRMCLSALTEDHPDPDALVEEHAGLIEALRDQEESRLLALLDDHMQDAVHRLTGPDRAPESATADAAAG
- a CDS encoding maleate cis-trans isomerase family protein produces the protein MSEKTARVGFLYPGYSAEDDYPRLEQLIGGDVRLTLVHTDIGTDAHRVDDLLEMGATHRLKASLGELLAQPQDVVVWACTSASFIFGPEGARKQVAELAEAAGLPVERTSSTSFAFAHAVQALGVSRLAIAATYPDDVADYFVRFLEHHGAEVVQVSGRGIITAAEVGTLGREQVLELTRSNDHPDAEAILLPDTALHSAAWLDELEEAVGKPVLTANQVTAWEGLRLAGDTEPREGLGSLFRLTRQPDTTPATV
- a CDS encoding maleate cis-trans isomerase family protein, encoding MDITTFGGPVPQRGIGVVAPFDFALDRELWRWTPEEVSLHLTRTPYVPVEVSVDMARLISEHETLQHAVTALDAVRPVSFAYACTSGSFVGGIAYERAMCASMSGSGRGMPSVTTSGALLEALQELGARRVSVITPYTQSLTDALADYLAEADIDVVSREYMGLTGEIWQVGYRDVVELARSADLTDADCLFISCTNLATYDVIPQLEAELRIPVISANQVTMWSALRHAGAQPTGDYQSLIDPAARAALAPYCSKSAGPSAPSAAVEWSPLAAAPEPAAPTPPDDPATSLDLG